From the genome of Hymenobacter sp. PAMC 26628, one region includes:
- a CDS encoding redoxin domain-containing protein: MKTLLFLLLGLALATRPAGAQIAAETIVGAPAPALRFAAVQNAPRPTTSLATLRGRVVVLEFWGTYCGPCVAAMPHLQSLQKQFAGRLQVLAISQETPARVARYLAARPSNLWFATVAGAAADSLQRLFSYRIVPHSVLIDAAGRVVASTDPRYVTAGVIDSVLRGLPVRLPLVKDNLVADPMAAYFPANAATPPRFLIQPTMQGLGGIIRNYPQDSSAFHKRRLTAINLPLAMLYRMAYGDLSYYRTLDLRPKAAAGAPEPTYCLDIIVARGQEATLLPTLRRELAARFDLRATLEPRSKPVYLLKVVDAHKLLPARGPGGGGTAGGGHYDAPNAPLAAVADYLEGFGVVKLPVLDATGSAARYNVRFEYQPEKPGDLARALAAAGLALEAAERPVAVLVLQ; the protein is encoded by the coding sequence ATGAAAACGCTCCTGTTCCTACTACTCGGCCTCGCGCTGGCCACGCGCCCCGCCGGGGCCCAAATAGCCGCCGAAACCATCGTTGGGGCCCCGGCGCCCGCGCTGCGGTTTGCTGCCGTGCAAAACGCGCCGCGGCCCACCACGTCGCTGGCCACGCTGCGGGGCCGCGTGGTGGTGCTGGAGTTTTGGGGCACGTACTGCGGGCCGTGCGTGGCGGCCATGCCACACTTGCAGTCGCTGCAAAAGCAGTTTGCCGGGCGGCTCCAGGTGCTGGCCATCAGCCAGGAAACGCCGGCGCGAGTGGCGCGCTACCTGGCGGCGCGGCCCTCCAACCTGTGGTTTGCCACCGTGGCCGGCGCGGCGGCCGACTCGCTCCAGCGGCTGTTTTCGTACCGCATCGTGCCGCACTCCGTGTTGATTGACGCCGCGGGCCGGGTGGTGGCCAGCACCGATCCGCGCTACGTCACGGCCGGCGTCATCGACAGCGTGCTGCGGGGCCTGCCCGTGCGCTTGCCGCTGGTAAAAGACAACTTAGTGGCCGACCCGATGGCCGCTTACTTCCCCGCCAACGCTGCCACGCCGCCGCGCTTCCTTATCCAGCCGACCATGCAGGGCCTGGGCGGCATCATCCGCAATTATCCGCAGGATTCCTCGGCCTTCCACAAGCGCCGCTTAACGGCCATTAACCTGCCGCTCGCCATGCTCTATCGCATGGCCTACGGCGACCTGTCTTATTACCGCACCCTCGACCTACGGCCCAAAGCCGCCGCTGGGGCCCCGGAGCCCACGTATTGCCTCGATATTATCGTGGCCAGAGGCCAGGAAGCCACCCTCCTGCCCACCCTGCGGCGGGAGCTGGCCGCCCGCTTCGACCTGCGCGCCACCCTGGAGCCACGCTCGAAACCGGTGTACCTGCTGAAAGTCGTGGATGCTCATAAGCTACTGCCGGCCAGGGGCCCCGGCGGCGGCGGCACGGCCGGGGGCGGCCACTACGACGCACCCAACGCGCCCCTGGCCGCCGTAGCCGATTACCTGGAAGGCTTCGGGGTAGTGAAACTGCCCGTGCTGGACGCTACGGGCAGCGCCGCCCG
- a CDS encoding TlpA disulfide reductase family protein yields the protein MKLLFAAALGALPLLAQAQAENFVLTGKVANPKAVDKVYLGYSVAGKIVTDSTVLKNGAFTFKGTVPGPTRGTLLFAHQGARLNKTRDMNILYLEQGTVKVATRDSAAKATVTGTPLNKLQDQLDAQLKQLNAQDKALGKEYMAARAKQDKPTMDALEAKFDALAEAEKKVATDFVVAHPNDRFSLFAIKQAVGYAPKPAEYDVLFQKLSPKLRATPDGQKIAAQITKLQSVAVGALAPDFTQNTPEGQPLTLSSLRGKYVLIDFWASWCGPCRQENPNVVAAYNTYKDKGFTILGVSLDKETGQGAWVKAIAADGLVWHQVSDLKFWQNAVAQQYSVQGIPQNFLLDPAGKIVATNLRGEELQTKLAQLLAPVK from the coding sequence ATGAAACTCCTCTTCGCCGCGGCCCTCGGGGCCCTCCCCCTGCTGGCCCAGGCCCAGGCCGAAAACTTCGTACTGACCGGCAAAGTCGCCAACCCCAAAGCGGTTGATAAAGTCTACCTCGGCTACTCTGTGGCCGGCAAAATCGTGACGGATTCGACGGTGTTGAAGAACGGCGCGTTTACGTTTAAGGGCACCGTACCGGGCCCCACGCGGGGCACCCTCTTGTTTGCGCATCAAGGCGCGCGGCTGAACAAAACGCGCGATATGAACATCTTATATCTTGAGCAAGGCACCGTGAAAGTGGCCACCCGCGACTCGGCTGCCAAGGCTACCGTCACGGGCACCCCGCTCAACAAATTGCAGGACCAGCTAGATGCCCAGCTCAAGCAGTTGAACGCGCAAGACAAAGCCTTGGGCAAGGAGTACATGGCCGCCCGCGCCAAGCAGGACAAGCCTACCATGGACGCGCTTGAGGCCAAATTCGACGCCCTTGCCGAGGCCGAAAAGAAGGTAGCCACCGACTTTGTGGTGGCTCACCCCAACGACCGGTTCAGCCTGTTTGCCATCAAGCAAGCCGTGGGCTATGCTCCTAAGCCAGCCGAGTACGACGTGCTGTTCCAGAAGCTTTCGCCCAAGCTGCGGGCCACGCCCGATGGCCAGAAAATCGCCGCTCAAATCACCAAATTGCAGTCGGTGGCCGTGGGGGCCCTGGCGCCCGACTTCACCCAGAACACGCCCGAGGGCCAGCCGCTCACGCTCTCGTCGCTACGCGGCAAGTACGTGCTGATTGACTTTTGGGCCAGCTGGTGCGGCCCCTGCCGCCAGGAAAACCCCAACGTGGTGGCGGCCTACAACACCTACAAAGACAAGGGCTTCACCATCCTGGGCGTGTCGCTGGACAAGGAAACCGGCCAGGGCGCCTGGGTGAAGGCCATCGCCGCCGACGGCCTGGTCTGGCACCAAGTATCGGACCTCAAGTTCTGGCAGAACGCCGTGGCCCAGCAGTACAGCGTGCAGGGCATTCCCCAGAACTTCCTGCTCGACCCCGCCGGCAAAATCGTGGCCACCAACCTGCGCGGCGAGGAGCTGCAAACCAAGCTGGCCCAGCTGCTGGCGCCGGTGAAGTAA
- a CDS encoding DUF885 domain-containing protein, whose amino-acid sequence MKKLLLAGLAAALATACNQNRPAETAAGAPTAADPKALGALFDAYWERQSRLDPLSATSQGDNRFNDQLPNDGTRAYRDSLRTFYQTYLTRLERFDRAKLGPNDQLSYDIFRYQLQQNLAGLRLNTWMMPFNQFYALPLTMGQMGSGEGIQPFKTVKDYDNWLGRVRGFATWADTAVANFRTGARAGVVLPRALVVQMVPQMRALVVADPTKSLFYSPINKFPASFSAADKARLTADYKKAISTELVPTYKKLGDFLQTEYLPKARATSGLGALPGGPAMYKYLVANSTTTELTPAEIYQVGLGEVKRIRAEMERVKASVGFKGDLRAFFEYLKTDQRFRPYKTPAQILAAFEAIHQRMAPNLTKMFGHVPKTPFEIRQTEAFRAASASAEYNQGAPDGSRPGIFYVPILDATQFTTTSGMESLFLHEAIPGHHYQISLQQENTALPKFRRFGSQNAYVEGWALYCESLGKELGLYTDPYQYAGALGDEMLRAVRLVVDTGLHSRNLTREQAIAYMLDNLPLSTQDATSAIERYMAIPGQALGYKIGALKIRALRTRYEQQLGPKFSLSAFHDEILKDGSMPLAVLEKKMDAWAAAQK is encoded by the coding sequence ATGAAAAAACTTCTCCTCGCCGGGCTGGCCGCCGCCCTGGCCACCGCTTGCAACCAAAACCGCCCCGCCGAAACCGCCGCCGGGGCCCCCACCGCCGCCGACCCCAAGGCCCTGGGGGCCCTGTTCGACGCGTACTGGGAACGGCAGTCGCGCCTCGACCCGCTCTCGGCCACCAGCCAGGGCGACAACCGCTTCAACGACCAGCTGCCCAACGACGGCACCCGCGCCTACCGCGACTCGCTGCGCACGTTTTACCAAACCTACCTCACGCGGCTGGAGCGCTTCGACCGGGCCAAGCTGGGGCCCAACGACCAGCTGAGCTACGACATCTTCCGGTACCAGCTGCAGCAAAACCTGGCCGGCTTGCGCCTGAATACCTGGATGATGCCCTTCAACCAGTTCTACGCCCTGCCCCTGACGATGGGCCAGATGGGCTCGGGCGAGGGCATTCAGCCGTTCAAAACGGTGAAGGACTACGACAACTGGCTGGGCCGCGTGCGGGGCTTTGCCACGTGGGCCGATACGGCCGTGGCCAACTTCCGCACCGGCGCACGGGCCGGCGTGGTGCTGCCCCGGGCCCTGGTAGTGCAAATGGTGCCCCAGATGCGGGCCCTGGTGGTGGCCGACCCCACCAAGAGCCTGTTTTACAGCCCCATCAACAAGTTTCCCGCCAGCTTCTCGGCGGCCGATAAGGCCCGGCTGACGGCCGATTATAAGAAGGCCATCAGCACCGAGCTGGTGCCGACGTACAAAAAATTGGGCGACTTCCTGCAAACCGAGTACCTGCCCAAGGCCCGCGCCACCAGCGGCCTGGGGGCCCTGCCCGGCGGCCCGGCCATGTACAAGTACCTGGTGGCCAACTCGACGACGACCGAGCTGACGCCGGCCGAAATTTACCAGGTGGGCCTGGGCGAGGTGAAGCGCATCCGCGCCGAGATGGAGCGCGTGAAGGCCAGCGTGGGCTTTAAGGGCGACTTGCGGGCGTTTTTCGAGTACCTGAAGACCGACCAGCGCTTCCGGCCCTACAAAACGCCGGCCCAGATTTTGGCCGCCTTCGAGGCCATCCACCAGCGCATGGCGCCAAACCTGACCAAGATGTTCGGCCACGTGCCCAAAACGCCGTTCGAGATCCGCCAGACCGAGGCCTTCCGTGCTGCCTCGGCCTCGGCCGAGTACAACCAGGGGGCCCCGGACGGCTCGCGGCCGGGCATTTTCTACGTGCCCATCCTCGACGCCACCCAGTTCACGACCACCTCGGGCATGGAGTCGCTGTTTCTGCACGAGGCCATTCCCGGGCACCACTACCAGATTTCGTTGCAGCAGGAAAACACCGCCCTGCCCAAGTTCCGGCGCTTTGGCAGCCAGAACGCCTACGTGGAGGGCTGGGCCCTGTACTGCGAAAGCCTGGGCAAGGAGCTGGGCCTCTACACCGACCCCTACCAGTACGCCGGGGCCCTGGGCGACGAGATGCTGCGCGCCGTGCGCCTGGTGGTGGACACCGGCCTGCACTCGCGCAACCTGACCCGCGAGCAGGCCATCGCCTACATGCTCGACAACCTGCCCCTGAGCACCCAGGACGCCACCTCGGCCATCGAGCGCTACATGGCCATCCCCGGCCAGGCGCTGGGCTACAAGATTGGGGCCCTGAAAATCAGGGCCCTGCGCACCCGGTACGAGCAGCAGCTGGGCCCCAAGTTCTCGCTGAGCGCCTTCCACGACGAGATTCTGAAGGACGGCTCGATGCCGCTGGCCGTGCTGGAAAAGAAGATGGACGCCTGGGCCGCCGCCCAGAAGTAG
- a CDS encoding response regulator transcription factor gives MITTPPLLHLLLLEDELPLARIVRESLERQGFRVTHAADGALGLAAFRREPFDLCLVDIMLPQLDGLAFVAEIRRTNQQVPVLFLTAKSQPADVVQGFGVGGNDYLRKPFSLDELVVRLRELLRRAPAAAPALPAAVPLGRYTFVPLRQELWLDGQLSATLSHRETELLELLARHQPRPLDRKAALLQLWGDDSFFHARSMDVFISRLRKYLRHDPAVAILNLRGVGYRLVA, from the coding sequence ATGATAACGACGCCGCCCTTGCTCCACCTGCTGCTGCTCGAAGATGAACTGCCCCTGGCCCGCATTGTGCGCGAAAGCCTGGAGCGCCAGGGCTTCCGGGTGACGCACGCGGCCGACGGGGCCCTGGGGCTGGCCGCGTTCCGCCGCGAGCCGTTCGACCTGTGCCTCGTGGACATCATGCTGCCGCAGCTCGACGGGCTGGCGTTTGTGGCGGAAATCCGGCGCACCAACCAGCAGGTGCCGGTGCTCTTCCTCACGGCCAAGTCGCAGCCCGCCGACGTGGTGCAGGGCTTCGGGGTGGGCGGCAACGACTACCTGCGCAAGCCCTTCAGCCTCGACGAGCTGGTGGTGCGCCTGCGCGAGCTGCTGCGCCGGGCCCCGGCCGCCGCGCCCGCGCTGCCCGCCGCCGTGCCGCTGGGCCGCTACACGTTCGTGCCCCTGCGCCAGGAGCTGTGGCTCGACGGCCAGCTCAGCGCCACCCTCTCGCACCGCGAAACCGAGCTGCTGGAGCTACTCGCCCGCCACCAGCCCCGCCCGCTCGACCGCAAGGCGGCCCTGCTGCAACTCTGGGGCGACGACTCGTTTTTCCACGCCCGCTCGATGGACGTGTTCATCTCCCGCCTGCGCAAATACCTCCGCCACGACCCCGCCGTGGCCATCCTCAACCTGCGCGGCGTGGGCTACCGCCTGGTGGCGTAG
- a CDS encoding sensor histidine kinase, which produces MTRQIKLLVLLMAACTLALAGLQAYWNYQAYRTATRTFRRDANEALAEAAGQEIQLRQGGLLRRYRTWLADTSAIILRGYVEPVYGSARFSVADKHPFPKEKRAPYEIGFTDFAGRLGPRPARLDAAARAFFIQRFTAGAVAADVRAGMTYFYTKSLADKLIAAYAADTVHRRRLAGLYAQALRRREVATPFRLRFDSLGAPGPRAAFATAPVRVDFAKKMAGRVRAEFADPNRAYLARIKWVLLGSVGLIGVVVFCFAYTVRALLSQERLAALKDDFVNNMTHELKTPVATIGVAAEALEQFALGPEATAEYLGIIRQQAARLGALADKILQSVVAEHAGLALARQPLDLGALLAPVLHEAQPRLAQVDSRLAYAAPAGPVPIVGDAVHLTNVLATLLDNALKYGQPGGEIALWCGAENGQAVLRITNEGPGIPAEYQARVFEKFFRVPTGNRHDVPGSGLGLHYARALVQRHGGTLALHSQAGRTTFTIRLPLAAPYDNDAALAPPAAARR; this is translated from the coding sequence ATGACCCGGCAAATCAAACTTCTGGTGCTGCTGATGGCCGCGTGCACGCTGGCCCTGGCCGGCCTGCAAGCCTACTGGAACTACCAGGCCTACCGCACCGCCACCCGCACCTTCCGCCGCGACGCCAACGAAGCGCTGGCCGAAGCCGCCGGCCAGGAAATCCAGTTGCGCCAGGGGGGCCTGCTGCGGCGCTACCGAACTTGGCTGGCCGACACCAGCGCGATTATTCTGCGCGGCTACGTAGAGCCGGTGTACGGCAGCGCGCGCTTTTCCGTGGCCGACAAGCACCCGTTCCCGAAGGAAAAGCGGGCCCCGTACGAAATCGGGTTCACCGACTTTGCGGGCCGCCTGGGGCCCCGGCCGGCCCGGCTCGATGCAGCGGCCCGCGCCTTTTTCATCCAGCGCTTCACGGCGGGCGCCGTGGCGGCAGACGTGCGGGCCGGCATGACGTATTTCTATACCAAGAGCCTGGCCGACAAGCTCATCGCCGCCTACGCGGCCGATACCGTGCACCGCCGCCGCCTGGCTGGCCTCTACGCCCAGGCGCTGCGGCGGCGCGAAGTAGCCACGCCTTTCCGGCTCCGGTTTGATAGCCTGGGGGCGCCGGGGCCCCGGGCGGCGTTTGCCACCGCCCCGGTGCGCGTGGATTTTGCCAAGAAAATGGCCGGCCGGGTGCGCGCCGAATTCGCCGACCCCAACCGGGCCTACCTGGCCCGCATCAAGTGGGTGCTGCTGGGGTCGGTGGGGCTGATTGGCGTGGTGGTATTTTGCTTCGCCTACACCGTGCGCGCCCTGCTCAGCCAGGAGCGGCTGGCGGCCCTGAAGGACGACTTCGTGAACAACATGACCCACGAGCTGAAAACGCCGGTGGCCACCATCGGCGTGGCGGCCGAAGCGCTCGAGCAATTCGCGCTGGGCCCCGAAGCCACGGCCGAGTACCTGGGCATCATCCGGCAGCAGGCCGCCCGCCTGGGGGCCCTGGCCGACAAGATTTTGCAGAGCGTGGTGGCTGAGCACGCCGGCCTGGCCCTGGCCCGCCAGCCCCTCGATTTGGGGGCCCTGCTGGCGCCCGTGCTGCACGAGGCCCAGCCCCGGCTAGCGCAGGTTGATAGCCGCCTGGCCTACGCCGCGCCCGCCGGCCCCGTGCCCATCGTGGGCGACGCCGTGCACCTGACCAACGTGCTGGCCACCCTGCTCGACAACGCCCTGAAGTACGGCCAACCGGGCGGCGAAATTGCCCTCTGGTGCGGCGCGGAAAACGGCCAGGCCGTGCTGCGCATCACCAACGAGGGCCCCGGCATCCCGGCCGAGTACCAGGCGCGGGTGTTCGAGAAGTTCTTCCGCGTGCCCACCGGCAACCGCCACGACGTGCCCGGCTCGGGCCTGGGCCTGCACTACGCCCGCGCCCTGGTGCAGCGCCACGGCGGCACCCTGGCCCTGCACAGCCAGGCCGGGCGCACCACTTTCACCATCCGCCTGCCCCTCGCCGCTCCTTATGATAACGACGCCGCCCTTGCTCCACCTGCTGCTGCTCGAAGATGA